The Pseudomonadota bacterium genome contains a region encoding:
- a CDS encoding type I restriction-modification system subunit M N-terminal domain-containing protein — protein MSISTVIKTIQDIMRKDVGVDGDAQRISQIGWMLFLKIFDDREDEYVITEKGYVSPLPKKLRWRNWAADPEGMTG, from the coding sequence ATGTCGATCAGCACCGTCATCAAGACCATCCAGGACATCATGCGCAAGGACGTGGGCGTGGACGGGGACGCCCAGCGGATCAGCCAGATCGGGTGGATGCTGTTCCTGAAAATCTTCGACGACCGCGAGGACGAGTACGTGATCACCGAGAAGGGGTACGTCTCGCCGCTGCCCAAGAAGCTGCGCTGGCGCAACTGGGCCGCCGACCCCGAGGGGATGACCGGC